In the genome of Mycobacterium kansasii ATCC 12478, one region contains:
- a CDS encoding DUF3039 domain-containing protein: MQTQTIERTDTEERVDDGTGSDTPKYFHYVKKDKIAESAVLGSHVVALCGEVFPVTRAPKPGSPVCPDCKQIYEKLKKG; the protein is encoded by the coding sequence ATGCAGACGCAGACGATCGAACGAACCGACACCGAGGAACGCGTCGACGACGGGACCGGCAGCGACACTCCGAAGTACTTCCACTACGTCAAGAAGGACAAGATCGCGGAGAGCGCCGTGCTGGGAAGCCATGTGGTGGCGTTGTGCGGTGAGGTATTTCCCGTGACCCGGGCACCCAAGCCGGGTTCGCCGGTGTGCCCGGACTGCAAGCAGATCTACGAGAAGCTCAAGAAGGGCTAG
- a CDS encoding YihY/virulence factor BrkB family protein, translating to MSDQTPKPSRHHIWRISLRTLSKSWDDSIFSESAQAGFWSALSLPPLLLGMLGSLAYVAPLFGQDTLPAIEKTIISTAHSFFSPSVVNEIIEPTIRDITANARGEVVSLGFLISLWAGSSAISSYVDAVVEAHDQTPLRHPVRQRFFALFLYVVMLVFVVATAPVAVVGPRKVSERIPASLANILHYGYYPALIVGLTLGVIILYRVALPVPLPTHRLVIGAVLATAVFLIATLGLRFYLTWITSTGYTYGALSTPIAFLLFAFFGGFAIMIGAELNAAIQEEWPAPATHAHRLRTWLRARTAAITGAAD from the coding sequence ATGAGCGACCAAACGCCAAAGCCGTCCCGCCACCACATCTGGCGAATCAGCCTTCGGACGCTCTCCAAGAGTTGGGACGACTCGATCTTCTCCGAGTCAGCACAAGCAGGTTTCTGGTCGGCATTGTCCCTTCCACCCTTGCTGTTGGGAATGCTGGGCAGCTTGGCCTACGTGGCTCCGCTATTCGGTCAGGACACCTTGCCCGCGATCGAGAAAACCATCATTTCCACCGCCCACAGCTTCTTCTCCCCCAGCGTCGTCAACGAGATCATCGAGCCGACCATCCGCGACATCACCGCCAACGCCCGCGGCGAGGTGGTCTCACTGGGATTCTTGATCTCATTGTGGGCAGGATCGTCGGCCATCTCGTCCTACGTCGACGCCGTGGTGGAGGCGCATGACCAGACCCCGCTGCGCCATCCGGTGCGGCAGCGATTTTTCGCGCTATTCCTTTACGTGGTGATGCTGGTGTTCGTGGTAGCCACGGCGCCGGTCGCGGTGGTGGGCCCGCGCAAGGTCAGCGAACGCATCCCGGCCAGCCTGGCCAATATCCTGCATTACGGCTACTACCCCGCGCTGATCGTGGGCCTGACGCTCGGCGTGATCATCCTTTACCGCGTCGCCCTGCCGGTACCGCTGCCGACACACCGACTGGTTATTGGCGCCGTGCTGGCCACCGCGGTGTTTCTGATCGCGACGCTGGGTCTTCGGTTCTATCTCACGTGGATCACCAGCACGGGTTACACCTACGGCGCACTGTCCACCCCTATCGCTTTCCTGTTGTTCGCATTCTTCGGTGGATTTGCGATCATGATCGGCGCGGAACTCAACGCCGCGATCCAAGAGGAATGGCCCGCGCCGGCCACACACGCACACCGGCTGCGCACCTGGCTGAGGGCCCGCACGGCCGCTATCACGGGAGCGGCCGACTAA
- a CDS encoding DUF7455 domain-containing protein, whose product MNATLTSPELTRADRCDRCGAAARVRAKLPSGAELLFCQHHANEHEAKLIELSAVLEVSGN is encoded by the coding sequence ATGAACGCAACGTTGACCAGTCCCGAGCTGACTAGAGCCGACCGCTGCGACCGGTGTGGCGCAGCAGCGCGGGTGCGCGCCAAGCTGCCTTCCGGTGCCGAACTTCTCTTCTGCCAGCACCACGCCAACGAGCACGAAGCGAAACTGATCGAGCTGTCGGCTGTGCTGGAGGTCAGTGGAAACTAA
- a CDS encoding DUF952 domain-containing protein, with product MSSTPAVLVHMCAASEWSSARRRGGLRPEAASGFIHLSTPEQIHLPANRLFRGRRDMVLLYVDAAALDSPVRWEPGTVADPDWMLFPHLYGELPARAVISVAAYPPAADGTFPPISGPQAST from the coding sequence ATGTCGTCCACTCCGGCGGTGTTGGTGCACATGTGTGCGGCCTCCGAATGGTCGTCCGCCCGCCGGCGCGGCGGCCTCCGTCCTGAAGCGGCTAGTGGGTTCATCCATCTGTCGACGCCCGAGCAGATACACCTGCCGGCTAATCGGCTCTTTCGCGGCCGTCGTGACATGGTCCTGCTGTACGTCGACGCAGCGGCCCTCGACTCCCCGGTGCGTTGGGAGCCGGGAACGGTAGCGGATCCGGACTGGATGCTGTTCCCGCACCTGTACGGCGAGCTTCCGGCACGGGCGGTGATCAGCGTCGCCGCCTACCCCCCGGCTGCGGACGGCACCTTCCCGCCGATTTCGGGACCTCAGGCATCCACGTAG
- a CDS encoding RidA family protein — MSATRRWVSSGSDFESAVGYSRAVRVGPHVAVAGTTGSGSDIAAQTRDALHRIEAALGQAGAKLGDVVRTRIYVTDISCWREVGDVHAEVFGGIRPAATMVEVSALIAPGLLVEIEADAYVDA, encoded by the coding sequence ATGTCAGCAACCCGCCGGTGGGTCTCCTCCGGATCCGACTTCGAATCGGCCGTTGGCTATTCGCGCGCGGTGCGCGTGGGCCCGCATGTGGCAGTGGCCGGCACTACCGGCAGCGGCAGCGACATCGCCGCGCAGACCAGAGACGCCCTGCACCGCATCGAGGCCGCACTCGGACAGGCTGGCGCGAAGCTCGGCGACGTGGTCCGCACGCGGATATACGTGACCGATATTTCCTGCTGGCGGGAGGTCGGCGATGTCCACGCCGAGGTTTTCGGCGGGATCCGACCCGCGGCGACCATGGTGGAGGTTTCGGCGCTGATCGCACCCGGCCTGCTGGTTGAGATCGAAGCCGACGCCTACGTGGATGCCTGA
- a CDS encoding RNA polymerase sigma factor — translation MAATRASQATGEPVKRTATKSPAKAGAKRPAAKTANGAAPAKRATKAAGRSTKTADATNDAEATTPKKGRTGAKAAKAPARDADAFGEALEGAATDPAVALDAAEDLDDEPDLDVDPVEDLDIEVGLGLDDLEDDVEGDVAAVVDDADLDPTVEDTDEVESPAVAAPGSAVDDEEEIAEPTEKDKASGDFVWDEDESEALRQARKDAELTASADSVRAYLKQIGKVALLNAEEEVELAKRIEAGLYATQLMAEMAERGEKLPAAQRRDMMWICRDGDRAKNHLLEANLRLVVSLAKRYTGRGMAFLDLIQEGNLGLIRAVEKFDYTKGYKFSTYATWWIRQAITRAMADQARTIRIPVHMVEVINKLGRIQRELLQDLGREPTPEELAKEMDITPEKVLEIQQYAREPISLDQTIGDEGDSQLGDFIEDSEAVVAVDAVSFTLLQDQLQSVLDTLSEREAGVVRLRFGLTDGQPRTLDEIGQVYGVTRERIRQIESKTMSKLRHPSRSQVLRDYLD, via the coding sequence GTGGCAGCGACCAGGGCCAGCCAGGCGACCGGTGAGCCGGTGAAGCGCACCGCCACCAAGTCCCCGGCCAAAGCCGGCGCCAAGCGACCGGCGGCAAAGACAGCCAATGGAGCTGCGCCCGCGAAGCGGGCCACCAAGGCGGCGGGCCGGTCCACAAAGACCGCCGATGCCACCAACGACGCCGAGGCCACCACCCCGAAGAAAGGCCGTACCGGGGCCAAAGCCGCGAAGGCGCCGGCCCGAGACGCCGACGCGTTCGGCGAGGCACTTGAAGGCGCGGCCACGGACCCGGCGGTTGCGCTCGATGCCGCCGAGGACCTCGACGATGAGCCAGATCTTGACGTCGACCCCGTCGAGGACCTCGACATCGAGGTCGGTCTCGGCCTTGACGACCTCGAAGACGACGTGGAAGGCGACGTCGCTGCCGTCGTCGACGACGCCGACCTCGATCCAACCGTCGAGGACACCGACGAGGTTGAATCTCCGGCTGTCGCAGCGCCCGGCAGCGCCGTCGATGACGAGGAGGAGATCGCCGAGCCCACCGAGAAGGACAAGGCCTCAGGCGATTTCGTATGGGACGAGGACGAGTCGGAAGCGTTGCGCCAGGCGCGCAAAGACGCCGAACTCACCGCCTCCGCGGATTCGGTTCGCGCCTACCTGAAGCAAATCGGCAAGGTGGCGCTGCTCAACGCCGAGGAAGAGGTCGAGCTGGCCAAACGGATCGAGGCCGGCCTCTACGCCACGCAGTTGATGGCGGAGATGGCAGAGCGCGGCGAGAAGCTACCCGCCGCGCAACGTCGCGACATGATGTGGATTTGCCGCGACGGCGATCGCGCGAAGAACCATCTGCTGGAGGCCAACCTGCGGCTGGTGGTTTCACTGGCCAAGCGCTACACCGGGCGCGGGATGGCGTTCCTGGACTTGATCCAGGAGGGCAACCTGGGTCTGATCCGGGCGGTCGAGAAGTTCGACTACACCAAGGGTTACAAGTTCTCCACCTACGCGACCTGGTGGATCCGCCAAGCCATCACCCGCGCCATGGCCGACCAGGCCCGCACCATCCGCATTCCGGTGCACATGGTCGAGGTGATCAACAAGCTCGGCCGAATCCAGCGTGAGCTGCTCCAGGACCTGGGCCGCGAGCCCACACCCGAAGAGCTCGCCAAAGAGATGGACATCACCCCGGAGAAGGTGCTCGAAATCCAGCAATACGCTCGGGAGCCGATCTCGCTGGACCAGACCATCGGCGACGAGGGCGACAGCCAGCTCGGCGACTTCATCGAGGACAGCGAGGCGGTGGTGGCCGTGGACGCCGTGTCGTTCACGCTGCTGCAAGACCAGCTGCAGTCGGTCCTCGACACGCTCTCCGAGCGCGAGGCCGGTGTGGTCCGACTGCGTTTCGGTCTCACCGACGGCCAGCCCCGTACTCTCGACGAGATCGGGCAGGTCTACGGTGTCACCCGCGAACGCATCCGGCAGATCGAGTCCAAGACCATGTCGAAACTGCGCCACCCCAGCCGCTCGCAAGTCCTGCGCGACTACCTGGATTGA